In Flavobacterium enshiense, the genomic stretch ATTTATGGTTCCATAGCCGATGAGAAAGTAGAATTAAACGGATTGTTGTATGTTATAGAACGACTTCCAGTGGGCATTGAAGAGTGCCGCTACATCAACCTAACTTCTGATGAAGGCTATTCGAAATCGCATTTTCAGCCTATCGTTCCTCCAAAAAGAAAAAGAAACTGTTATCGCATTGACGACGAACAGATGAATATCGAAATTACAAGAGGACGTTCGGACATCTATGACATTTTAACGCATTTGACGTTCATCTTTATCGAATCGCACAAAATCAAAGACCGTGTGATGATTGATGAAGAGGGAAGATTAACCCGTGATTGGGAAAAACTGGAACAGGTTGTTCTTCAGAATAAAAAATTAACCCTGGTGGATAGGGAACAAGCTATTTCTCATGCTTCCAATGTTTTGGGAAGAACCTTCGCCGAGGTAATGGACATCTATGAAGGCTTTGGCAGCAAAGAAAAACCGGATCGTTTTTTACATGTGATTTACTGGTTAGGGAAATTAGCCATTGAAGAAGTCACGGATAACAACAGACGCACAATTACCTTCAGTCCGATTTTAAGAGAACGTTTGGGACATCATATTTATGGTGAAATCTGGGCCAATAACATCAAAGAAGTTTTAGAGAAAAATGATTTATTGGTTAGGCCGATTCACATTATCAGTGCGAACATGCACAGTGTGATGAATTCGATTTTTGCCGAACCGGTCTTGGGAAGCAAATACAATGGAGGCGATGATTTTCAGATTTTCGGAGATTTGAGCAAATCGGGAAATGATACCCTACGCAAGAAAGTGGAAGAATTTGCGTTACAACACGGAATGATTTCCCTGCCGGATACCTCAGGAACCAATATCGACGTTCAGATTTTTGATACGGCAAAATTCAACCTAAAGAAATCAGGCTTTCCAAAGGCAATGTTAGGGAAAGAACAACCCGTGCTGATCGTGATGGATTATGCCTTCGGTGAGCAGGCTTATGAGACGATTGACGAGTTATTGAAACCTTATAAAACGCCTAGCGGGAAGATATTCCTAAATGTAGAATCGGTTTCCATAATGGGGAAAGCCGGAATCCTTCAGGGAGGAAAAGGCGATATCATGATTCCGAATGCTCACGTGAATGAGGGAACAGCGGATAATTATCCTTTTGAAAATAAACTGACGACAGAAATGTTTCAAGGAAACGGCATTCCTGTTTTTACCGGACCAATGGTTACCGTTTTGGGGACCTCGCTCCAGAATAAAGATTTATTGCAGTTTTTTCATGACTCGACCTGGGGAGCCATTGGACTTGAAATGGAAGGGGCTTATTACCAGAAAGCTGTACAGTCGGCATCTAAAATACGCAAGAGCATCAATCCGAATGTGAAAGTACGTTATGCTTACTATGCTTCGGATAACCCTTTGGAAACGGGAAGCACACTGGCATCAGGAGGATTGGGGACGACAGGAGTAAAGCCTACCTATCTGATTACTATTAAGATATTAGAACAAATTTTTAACATACAATAATTCATTTTTATGAGCGATAGCCCTCAGATCAGTTCAAATGATCAGGAAATAGATTTAGGCCAACTTTCAAAAAAGATAGGTGAAATGGCACAGTCATTTATCGACTGGCTGTTTGACGGAATTTTATTCATTCGAAGAAACATTATACTTATCGGAATTTTATTTGTTATTGGTGCCGGCCTGG encodes the following:
- a CDS encoding DUF6909 family protein; this encodes MRELKNISRSRAQESSAAIERLYITMRHLFNRGFYKPMGVSGETLREALLSLRPEIYGSIADEKVELNGLLYVIERLPVGIEECRYINLTSDEGYSKSHFQPIVPPKRKRNCYRIDDEQMNIEITRGRSDIYDILTHLTFIFIESHKIKDRVMIDEEGRLTRDWEKLEQVVLQNKKLTLVDREQAISHASNVLGRTFAEVMDIYEGFGSKEKPDRFLHVIYWLGKLAIEEVTDNNRRTITFSPILRERLGHHIYGEIWANNIKEVLEKNDLLVRPIHIISANMHSVMNSIFAEPVLGSKYNGGDDFQIFGDLSKSGNDTLRKKVEEFALQHGMISLPDTSGTNIDVQIFDTAKFNLKKSGFPKAMLGKEQPVLIVMDYAFGEQAYETIDELLKPYKTPSGKIFLNVESVSIMGKAGILQGGKGDIMIPNAHVNEGTADNYPFENKLTTEMFQGNGIPVFTGPMVTVLGTSLQNKDLLQFFHDSTWGAIGLEMEGAYYQKAVQSASKIRKSINPNVKVRYAYYASDNPLETGSTLASGGLGTTGVKPTYLITIKILEQIFNIQ